In a genomic window of Pedobacter sp. KBS0701:
- a CDS encoding cytochrome ubiquinol oxidase subunit I: MDDFIAARSQMALSLGFHIIFSCIGMVMPFFMAVSHYKWLKTNDEVYKNLTKAWSKGVAIFFATGAVSGTMLSFELGLLWPKFMDHAGPIFGMPFSLEGTAFFIEAIALGFFLYGWNKLNKWFHWFTGMVVGVSGLASGILVVAANAWMNSPAGFDFVNGKYLNIDPIQAMFNKAWFSQALHMCLAAFTATGFAVAGVHALMILRNRNAYFHLKAFKIAAVFACIAALLQPLSGDISAKDVAKRQPAKLAAMEALYKTEKPAPLLIGGIVNEKDKTVKGAIKIPGALSFLAHGDFKAEVKGLDQIPENEHPPVAITHYAFQIMVGIGTLLLLVALTYFVILFKKKPLTENRWLLKLFVFAIPLGYLALEAGWVVTEVGRQPWIIYGLMRTKDAVTPMPGIAYSFYIFSAIYVSLSIIVTFLLYRQIKMVPVLYNKSETN, from the coding sequence ATGGCCGTTTCGCACTACAAATGGCTTAAAACAAACGACGAGGTATATAAAAACCTCACCAAAGCCTGGAGTAAAGGGGTAGCTATCTTTTTTGCCACAGGAGCCGTATCGGGTACTATGTTATCGTTCGAATTGGGTTTACTTTGGCCAAAATTTATGGATCATGCCGGACCCATCTTCGGAATGCCTTTTTCATTGGAAGGAACAGCTTTTTTTATTGAAGCTATTGCCCTTGGTTTTTTTCTTTACGGTTGGAATAAATTGAATAAGTGGTTCCACTGGTTTACAGGAATGGTAGTAGGGGTGAGCGGACTGGCCTCAGGGATATTGGTGGTTGCTGCCAATGCCTGGATGAACAGTCCGGCGGGTTTTGATTTTGTAAACGGAAAATACCTCAACATCGATCCTATACAGGCCATGTTTAATAAAGCTTGGTTTAGTCAGGCTTTACACATGTGTTTGGCTGCATTTACCGCTACAGGTTTTGCTGTGGCTGGTGTACATGCTTTAATGATCCTACGAAACAGAAATGCATATTTTCATTTAAAAGCCTTTAAAATAGCGGCTGTATTTGCCTGCATTGCTGCTTTGTTACAGCCATTAAGTGGCGATATCTCTGCAAAAGACGTAGCCAAACGTCAACCTGCAAAGCTAGCTGCTATGGAAGCATTGTATAAAACCGAGAAACCTGCTCCGCTTTTGATCGGTGGTATCGTAAACGAGAAAGATAAAACGGTAAAAGGTGCGATCAAAATTCCAGGCGCTTTAAGTTTTTTAGCACATGGCGATTTTAAAGCCGAAGTTAAGGGCCTGGATCAGATCCCGGAAAATGAACATCCACCAGTCGCTATAACCCATTACGCTTTCCAGATTATGGTAGGCATCGGTACCTTACTGCTTTTGGTAGCCTTAACCTATTTCGTTATCCTTTTTAAAAAGAAACCTTTAACCGAAAATCGTTGGCTACTAAAGCTGTTCGTCTTCGCCATTCCGCTTGGTTATCTCGCTTTAGAGGCGGGGTGGGTCGTTACAGAGGTTGGCAGGCAGCCATGGATTATTTATGGCCTTATGCGTACTAAGGATGCGGTTACGCCCATGCCAGGTATTGCTTACTCATTTTACATCTTTTCGGCAATCTATGTGTCGCTAAGCATTATCGTAACGTTTTTACTTTACCGACAGATTAAAATGGTACCTGTGCTCTATAATAAATCTGAAACGAATTAA